One Mycolicibacterium pulveris genomic region harbors:
- a CDS encoding MlaD family protein, whose product MMKPWGALWRFLLSAAVAGLIFIVIVNVLRQPVASETHSYTAEFTDVSGLHVDSDVRVRGVRVGKVQGIDLERKAGQSIALVKISLDSNYAVVESTRLAVKYQALTGLRYIDVIDPAEGDSPAGAVSHVPLTQTQPSFDITTLFNGLQPALATLSPEDIDIFTENVASFLSGDGSGLGPMLDSVRKLTQFVSNRQEVVATLMRNLSTLAETFGGHSADFVQVLEWLNRPIDAALTVLDEFRKSELYGPPFTSAAVRLLHNMGFQPGQADIDEGIDRAITVFDDYSDAFKRIPVMWDNVQPAAAPDTPLPCSRGQAQLPESLDILLNGQRVILCNP is encoded by the coding sequence GTGATGAAACCATGGGGCGCGCTGTGGCGCTTTCTGCTGAGCGCCGCCGTGGCCGGACTCATCTTCATCGTGATAGTGAACGTGCTGCGGCAACCCGTCGCCAGCGAGACCCACTCCTATACCGCGGAATTCACCGACGTATCGGGGCTGCATGTCGACTCTGACGTGCGCGTGCGTGGAGTGCGCGTGGGCAAGGTGCAGGGAATCGACCTCGAACGCAAGGCCGGTCAAAGCATCGCCCTGGTCAAGATCAGCCTCGACAGCAATTACGCCGTGGTGGAATCGACCCGACTGGCCGTGAAGTATCAGGCCTTGACCGGCCTGCGCTACATCGACGTGATCGATCCGGCCGAGGGGGATTCGCCCGCGGGGGCCGTGAGCCACGTGCCGCTGACCCAGACCCAACCGTCGTTCGACATCACCACCCTGTTCAACGGGCTGCAGCCCGCGCTCGCCACCCTGAGCCCGGAGGATATCGACATCTTCACCGAGAATGTCGCGTCCTTCCTGTCCGGTGACGGCAGCGGCCTGGGGCCGATGCTCGACAGCGTCCGGAAGTTGACCCAGTTCGTCTCCAACCGGCAGGAGGTGGTGGCCACGCTGATGCGCAACCTGTCGACCCTGGCTGAAACGTTCGGCGGGCACTCCGCGGATTTCGTTCAGGTGTTGGAGTGGCTCAACCGCCCGATAGACGCGGCGTTGACCGTACTGGACGAGTTCCGCAAATCCGAACTGTACGGACCGCCGTTCACCTCCGCTGCGGTCCGGCTACTGCACAACATGGGATTCCAACCGGGGCAGGCCGACATCGACGAGGGCATTGACCGCGCGATCACCGTCTTCGATGACTACAGCGACGCCTTCAAACGCATCCCGGTGATGTGGGACAACGTGCAACCCGCGGCCGCGCCGGATACGCCGCTGCCATGCTCACGGGGTCAGGCGCAGTTGCCGGAATCGCTCGACATCCTGCTCAACGGACAGCGGGTGATCTTGTGCAATCCCTGA
- a CDS encoding MlaD family protein, whose protein sequence is MFWGITALMTVAAVAVAAAVVYISPPGQQTITFYTTDAAAIRPGDDVRIAGITVGKVKDLAIEPEQIKVRASVDRNAFVGDQSQVQVRMLTIVGGYYVNLISLGDQPLGDRPIPAERAAAPYNLMQALTDATKVTDRVDPKPINESLNQIQAGLTGTNVDTLSAIIDAGNALTTTIDKQRGQIAEILAISDEYIRELSQFKGRLQELVSKIAILEQTLVVYGKGFGGALSGMGDIGDAFLEPFGRFWVNHREEFIEKVREWQDRFRRWADHNSRIIPRLRRIRDKIERVLDAQNARPELLATDLCIPMPGSPC, encoded by the coding sequence ATGTTCTGGGGCATCACCGCACTGATGACGGTGGCGGCGGTGGCGGTCGCCGCGGCGGTTGTGTACATCAGCCCACCCGGACAACAGACGATAACCTTCTACACCACCGACGCTGCCGCCATCCGCCCCGGCGACGACGTACGCATCGCCGGCATCACTGTCGGCAAAGTCAAGGACCTCGCGATCGAGCCCGAACAGATCAAGGTCCGCGCCTCGGTCGATCGAAATGCGTTCGTGGGGGACCAGTCGCAAGTTCAGGTGCGCATGCTCACGATCGTCGGCGGCTACTACGTCAACCTCATCTCACTCGGCGACCAACCGTTGGGGGACAGGCCAATACCCGCTGAGCGCGCCGCCGCGCCCTACAACCTCATGCAGGCACTGACCGACGCCACGAAGGTCACCGACCGCGTCGACCCGAAGCCCATCAACGAGTCACTGAACCAGATTCAAGCGGGCCTGACCGGAACCAACGTCGACACCCTCTCCGCGATCATCGACGCCGGCAACGCCCTGACGACCACGATCGACAAGCAGCGCGGCCAGATCGCCGAGATCCTCGCCATATCCGACGAGTACATCCGCGAGCTCAGCCAGTTCAAAGGGAGGCTGCAAGAACTCGTGTCCAAGATCGCCATCCTCGAGCAGACCCTGGTGGTCTACGGCAAGGGCTTCGGCGGGGCGCTCAGCGGTATGGGCGACATCGGAGACGCCTTTCTGGAACCGTTCGGGCGCTTCTGGGTGAACCACCGCGAGGAATTCATCGAGAAGGTCCGCGAGTGGCAGGACAGGTTCAGACGATGGGCGGACCACAACAGCCGAATCATTCCGCGGCTGCGGCGCATCAGGGACAAGATCGAGCGGGTCCTCGACGCGCAGAACGCCAGACCGGAACTGCTTGCTACGGATCTGTGCATCCCGATGCCAGGAAGTCCCTGCTGA
- a CDS encoding MlaD family protein — protein MSAEAEKRRLAIIGTALTLCVTVGVLFAVLNPFAGRPAGQIDVELVLPYVGQGVSPGTALLLHGVEVGRVTGVSNLPGGAVRLDTALQSAPTAGLTDSLVVDFRPANYFGVTGINLSAGQGGTPLRDASRITTAPKGNFTLQTLLARLGEVTDGVVTPQLINVIHKATRYTDALNPLLETMVTTAEAVTKVQTVSTERLLRNATGISVVFPGFVDAATAAGYGFNQRSGFVTFNVSGAPALPGNGEVPVPGQPQSEEFWQTRSRTTLDLLASSFFGAVGKVLSSHPNDLLPAVGLVKTISDTVPGLVAPAGIGDAMVELRTRFEKLYAGSPEQRALQVHILLDGLPAVQAPVNAMGGP, from the coding sequence ATGTCCGCGGAGGCCGAGAAGCGGCGGCTGGCCATCATCGGCACGGCACTGACGCTGTGCGTGACGGTGGGGGTCCTGTTCGCCGTGCTCAACCCCTTCGCCGGCCGCCCGGCCGGGCAGATCGATGTGGAGTTGGTGCTGCCGTATGTGGGCCAAGGGGTCTCGCCGGGAACCGCCCTGCTGCTGCACGGCGTCGAAGTAGGACGCGTGACCGGGGTGTCGAACCTGCCCGGCGGCGCCGTTCGCCTGGACACCGCACTGCAGTCGGCACCGACCGCAGGGCTGACGGACTCGCTGGTCGTGGACTTTCGGCCGGCCAACTACTTTGGGGTGACAGGTATCAATCTGTCTGCCGGACAAGGGGGTACACCGCTTCGGGACGCCAGTCGGATCACCACTGCCCCGAAGGGCAACTTCACGTTGCAGACCCTACTGGCCCGTCTTGGGGAGGTCACCGACGGTGTGGTGACACCACAGTTGATCAACGTCATCCACAAGGCCACCCGCTACACCGACGCACTCAACCCGCTCCTGGAGACGATGGTGACCACCGCGGAGGCGGTCACCAAGGTGCAAACGGTGAGCACCGAGCGACTGTTGCGCAACGCGACCGGGATCAGCGTGGTGTTCCCCGGCTTTGTCGACGCCGCGACCGCGGCCGGTTACGGCTTCAACCAGCGCAGCGGGTTCGTGACGTTCAATGTGTCCGGCGCTCCGGCCCTTCCGGGCAACGGGGAGGTCCCGGTTCCCGGACAGCCACAGTCGGAGGAGTTCTGGCAGACACGATCACGCACGACGCTCGACCTGCTGGCCAGTTCGTTCTTCGGTGCGGTGGGCAAGGTCTTGTCCTCACATCCCAACGATCTGTTGCCCGCCGTGGGTTTGGTCAAGACGATCAGCGACACCGTCCCGGGCCTGGTAGCGCCGGCCGGAATCGGCGACGCGATGGTGGAGTTGCGAACGCGGTTCGAAAAGCTCTACGCCGGCTCGCCGGAACAGCGCGCACTGCAGGTGCACATCCTGCTCGACGGCCTTCCAGCGGTACAGGCCCCCGTCAACGCGATGGGAGGACCGTGA